In Saprospiraceae bacterium, a genomic segment contains:
- a CDS encoding AAA family ATPase: protein MQIKGQTIHSFFKFPANFLTRSDYKAISRRLLESVDWIIIDEISMVRADLLDHIDQVLRLSMKSDKPFGGLPMFWIGDLYQLPPVISSQEEKFYLQNKYGSPYFFSSDVFKELHDFELIELSKVYRQKEMKFIRLLNKIRNNEIDEDDLDEINAQYKTSNLSEEEGLFRIHLCTLNKVAQAINLDRLSKLSTTAHIYQAQKSGIIHHTQFPADEQLILKPGAQVMLLRNDPQKRFVNGSLAIILHLKTDVVAVQLEESGEIVEVEAFEWQMIKYKTNTSDFGSIQTEITGSFKQLPLKLAWAVTIHKSQGKTFERILVDMGSGAFEFGQAYVALSRCTTLEGLRLAKPLKLSDIKTDERIVDFMNHYR from the coding sequence ATTCAAATCAAAGGTCAAACCATCCACAGCTTTTTTAAATTTCCGGCAAACTTTCTAACGCGAAGTGATTACAAAGCCATTTCACGCCGTTTGCTGGAGTCAGTAGATTGGATCATTATAGATGAGATTTCAATGGTTCGCGCCGATCTTCTCGATCATATAGATCAAGTTCTCCGATTATCTATGAAATCTGACAAACCATTTGGTGGTCTGCCTATGTTCTGGATTGGAGATCTTTACCAATTGCCGCCTGTCATTTCAAGTCAGGAAGAAAAATTTTACCTTCAAAATAAATACGGAAGTCCATATTTTTTTTCTTCGGATGTATTTAAAGAATTACATGATTTTGAATTGATAGAACTCTCCAAAGTTTACCGACAAAAAGAAATGAAGTTTATTCGATTACTGAATAAAATTCGCAACAATGAAATTGATGAAGATGATTTGGACGAAATAAATGCGCAATACAAAACTTCAAATCTATCTGAAGAAGAAGGTCTTTTCCGAATCCATTTATGCACTTTAAACAAAGTCGCGCAGGCCATAAATTTAGATAGACTTTCTAAATTATCAACTACGGCCCATATTTATCAGGCTCAAAAAAGCGGGATTATTCATCACACCCAATTTCCGGCTGACGAGCAACTCATTTTAAAACCAGGTGCTCAGGTCATGTTACTTAGAAATGATCCACAAAAGCGATTTGTAAATGGAAGCCTCGCGATCATCCTTCATTTGAAAACTGATGTCGTTGCAGTACAATTAGAGGAATCAGGTGAAATTGTCGAAGTAGAGGCATTTGAATGGCAAATGATCAAATACAAAACGAATACCAGCGATTTTGGCTCCATCCAGACTGAAATTACCGGTAGTTTTAAGCAATTGCCTTTAAAATTGGCCTGGGCTGTGACAATCCACAAAAGTCAGGGCAAAACCTTTGAGCGCATTTTAGTAGATATGGGCTCCGGCGCTTTTGAATTTGGACAAGCATATGTAGCGCTAAGCCGATGCACCACTTTGGAAGGCCTCCGACTTGCAAAACCTTTAAAACTCTCAGACATTAAAACTGACGAACGAATTGTCGATTTTATGAATCATTATCGGTAA